A window of Scylla paramamosain isolate STU-SP2022 chromosome 36, ASM3559412v1, whole genome shotgun sequence genomic DNA:
ACCAGTTGTTAGTTGGGTGGTTCCCTCGGCCTCCCAGACTGGTTTTGTCAGAGGTGTGGTGTCTAGAGTGAGTCTGAGTGGGTGCCAGACAGTGAATGGTGTTTTCGTCACCCCTGTTTGGCTTGAAGTGTCTTTTGCTAGCATTTTCAGCCTCTTGTGCCAAAATTctagtctttttttcattggtgaGGTTGTCTGGAGTAGTGGAGATACTGAGCAGATAGATGGGAAGgctaggaaaggagagaggatgacTAGGGTGTTGTGGAATGGTTGGGATGTAGTGGAGATGTTGGGCTGAAGTGTATTTGGTAGctaaccttatctaatctaacctaacctaacctaacgtcacTATTCCTCAGCTGTGGACCTCTGGGTATGGACGCTGTGGGCAGCTTGGTCACGGCACGACAGATAACTGCCCCATTCCTTGCACTGTGCTTGACCTGTGTGGCTCAAAGGTCGGCCAGGTCACCTGCGGGAGAGGTCATACCCTGGTCTACATCCCCTCGCAggtaagagcgagagagagagagagagagagagagagagagagagagggagggggaaagggagacctaatttaacctgacctgacctgacctctctcCCACAGAGCCACGTGTATGCATTTGGCCAGGGGCTCTCAGGGCAGCTGGGCACCAAGACTCCACACAGCAGGGAATTACCTCAAGTGGTAGTGTGCCCATGGCTGTCCCCAGGGGGTGCCAGCCTGCTAGACTACGCAGAGGAGGACAGCCCcagtgtgtgtttgaggcaggtgaggtagtggtggtggtagtggaggaggaggaggtggaggaagatgatttgactaggaagaggaggaggaggaagagtgtttggcatttgtaggaggaggaggaggaagaatgtttgattatgaggaggaggaggaggaaaaaaagataatctaTTTATATAACTtagcaaaagaagaagataattcacaactattctctctctctctctctctctctctctctctctctctctctctctctctctctctctctctctctctctctctctctctctctctctctctctctctctctctctctctctctctctctctctctctctgaattcagCTCACCAATCTAGCTCtgaggtaagagagaaagagagagagagagagagagagagagagagagagagaattggtttGTAAGAGTGTGcattgagagtgtgtgtgtgtgtgttttgagtgtaagagagagagagagaagtataattgtctgtgtactactactactactactactgctgctactactactactactactactactactactactactactacttctactactactaccattctcttcctcattctctttctcttcctcctcctcctcctcctcctcttcctctt
This region includes:
- the LOC135091147 gene encoding probable E3 ubiquitin-protein ligase HERC4 isoform X2, coding for MLWTSGYGRCGQLGHGTTDNCPIPCTVLDLCGSKVGQVTCGRGHTLVYIPSQSHVYAFGQGLSGQLGTKTPHSRELPQVVVCPWLSPGGASLLDYAEEDSPSVCLRQTGVPLCLPCGCCPWSTV
- the LOC135091147 gene encoding probable E3 ubiquitin-protein ligase HERC4 isoform X1 translates to MLWTSGYGRCGQLGHGTTDNCPIPCTVLDLCGSKVGQVTCGRGHTLVYIPSQSHVYAFGQGLSGQLGTKTPHSRELPQVVVCPWLSPGGASLLDYAEEDSPSVCLRQRDWRALVSSLRLLSLVHGLNFQAGC